A genomic segment from Nitratiruptor sp. YY08-10 encodes:
- a CDS encoding O-acetylhomoserine aminocarboxypropyltransferase/cysteine synthase family protein, with product MKKETIALHAGYEKDEQKTMAVPIYMTTAYAFDSAEHAANLFALKELGNIYTRIGNPTTDVFEKRFAALEGGVAALATSSGMAAINYSVLNLCEAGDNIVAAHQLYGGTVTLFTHTLKRLGIEARMFDVHEPQQIEKLIDEKTKVIFFESITNPSIDVPDFEQIVQIANKHDIITIIDNTVATPILCNPIEYGVDVVVHSTSKYTTGQGLALGGIIVEGESAKEKIKNNPRYTHFNEPDTSYHGLIYTDSPFPPFILRARLSLLRDMGSAPSPFNSWLFIQGLEHLSLRVKQHSQSALEIAKWLQKHPKVKKVNYPLLEGDKNYENAKKYLRGGASGLLSFEVGSFDEAKKIADSVKIFSRVVNIGDSKSIITHPASTTHQQLSAEELVAAGVSEGLIRLSIGLEATRDLIEDLNQALS from the coding sequence ATGAAAAAAGAGACGATAGCACTGCACGCAGGATATGAGAAAGATGAACAAAAGACGATGGCCGTTCCTATCTATATGACCACTGCTTATGCCTTTGACAGTGCAGAACATGCAGCCAATCTTTTTGCACTCAAAGAGCTTGGAAACATTTACACCCGTATCGGTAATCCGACGACAGATGTCTTTGAAAAGCGTTTCGCCGCACTTGAGGGGGGCGTAGCGGCATTGGCGACTTCCAGTGGAATGGCAGCCATCAACTACAGTGTACTCAATCTATGTGAAGCGGGAGACAATATTGTTGCAGCCCATCAGCTCTATGGCGGAACGGTAACGCTTTTTACCCACACGCTCAAGCGTCTTGGAATTGAAGCGAGAATGTTTGATGTGCACGAGCCACAGCAGATAGAAAAACTGATCGATGAAAAAACGAAAGTGATCTTTTTTGAAAGTATCACAAATCCGAGTATTGATGTGCCGGATTTTGAACAGATTGTACAGATCGCCAATAAACACGATATCATCACCATCATAGACAATACTGTCGCTACGCCGATACTGTGTAACCCTATAGAGTATGGTGTGGATGTGGTGGTCCACAGCACCAGTAAATATACAACAGGCCAGGGACTGGCACTTGGCGGTATCATCGTGGAAGGAGAGAGTGCAAAAGAAAAAATCAAAAACAATCCAAGATATACCCATTTCAACGAACCAGATACAAGTTATCACGGTCTTATCTATACCGATAGCCCTTTTCCTCCATTTATATTGAGAGCCAGACTGAGTCTGCTTCGGGATATGGGGTCAGCGCCAAGTCCGTTTAACAGCTGGCTCTTTATCCAGGGACTTGAGCATCTGAGTCTAAGAGTCAAACAGCATAGCCAAAGTGCTTTGGAAATAGCCAAATGGCTACAAAAACATCCAAAAGTAAAAAAGGTCAACTATCCACTCCTGGAAGGAGATAAAAACTATGAAAATGCCAAAAAGTATCTAAGAGGAGGTGCCAGCGGGCTTTTGAGTTTTGAAGTGGGAAGTTTTGACGAGGCAAAAAAGATAGCTGACAGCGTGAAGATCTTTAGCAGGGTCGTCAATATCGGTGATAGCAAATCGATCATTACCCATCCTGCATCCACAACTCATCAACAGTTGAGCGCAGAAGAGCTCGTAGCTGCAGGTGTGAGTGAAGGGCTTATTCGACTAAGTATAGGCTTGGAAGCGACCCGAGATTTGATCGAAGATCTGAATCAGGCGTTATCATAA
- a CDS encoding PLP-dependent aspartate aminotransferase family protein, whose translation MDKFERFQTAVVQMIGSKEGAISPPIVGSASFAYGSPQNGEAIFSGDLPKPLYARMGNPTNAKLESILAMMDEAEGAVVTASGMGAIAMTVTSMLESGDEVACIGGLFGGSYAFFKETAARLGIRANFYKADELPKISPKTKMIYCESIGNPNMQIVDFEALGMLAKEHNILYVVDNTLTPLLFNPFEYGADLVLYSTTKIIAGFSQALGGAVVFRSVREELVQNYPFMEKFIEKLGNKAYMGMLKKRALRDFGMSQDAFGSYLTMLGLETLAWRVQRVSQSAKEVALALQSYVKVIHPAVSNDPKYERYFPYSCGQMLGLDFGSKERAFAFLQKAKLPFITANLGDSRTLALHMASTIYRDFSEDERKFLGVSDGFVRVSIGLEHPEAIIDDFTNAIKEIG comes from the coding sequence ATGGATAAGTTTGAACGTTTCCAGACCGCTGTTGTGCAGATGATCGGTTCAAAAGAGGGAGCGATATCGCCTCCCATTGTAGGATCAGCTTCTTTTGCCTACGGTTCGCCTCAAAACGGGGAAGCTATCTTTAGCGGAGATCTTCCAAAGCCTCTGTATGCCAGGATGGGAAATCCGACCAATGCAAAACTTGAAAGCATTTTAGCAATGATGGATGAAGCCGAGGGAGCGGTAGTCACAGCAAGTGGTATGGGAGCTATCGCGATGACGGTAACCTCGATGCTGGAGTCCGGCGATGAAGTTGCTTGCATTGGGGGGCTTTTTGGAGGCAGTTACGCCTTTTTTAAAGAGACCGCTGCAAGACTAGGTATTCGAGCCAATTTCTACAAGGCCGATGAACTGCCAAAGATTTCTCCAAAGACGAAGATGATCTATTGCGAAAGCATCGGCAATCCAAATATGCAGATCGTTGATTTTGAAGCGCTTGGCATGTTGGCCAAGGAGCATAACATTTTGTATGTAGTGGACAATACTTTAACACCTTTACTTTTCAATCCTTTTGAGTACGGAGCCGATCTTGTTCTTTACTCCACCACAAAAATCATCGCCGGATTTTCCCAGGCACTTGGTGGAGCTGTGGTATTTAGAAGCGTTCGAGAAGAGTTGGTGCAAAACTATCCTTTTATGGAAAAATTTATTGAAAAACTTGGAAATAAAGCTTATATGGGGATGCTGAAAAAAAGAGCTTTGAGGGATTTTGGTATGAGTCAAGATGCCTTTGGAAGCTATTTGACTATGCTTGGACTAGAAACCCTTGCATGGCGCGTCCAAAGAGTGAGTCAAAGTGCGAAGGAAGTAGCCTTGGCACTTCAAAGTTATGTAAAAGTAATCCATCCAGCAGTAAGCAACGATCCAAAATATGAGCGCTATTTTCCATACTCTTGTGGACAGATGTTGGGGCTTGATTTTGGAAGCAAAGAGAGAGCCTTTGCCTTTTTACAAAAAGCAAAACTTCCCTTTATCACGGCAAATCTTGGCGATAGCCGGACACTGGCCCTTCACATGGCAAGTACGATCTATCGAGATTTTAGTGAAGATGAGAGAAAATTTTTGGGTGTAAGCGATGGATTTGTGAGAGTTTCCATAGGACTGGAGCACCCCGAAGCGATCATAGATGATTTTACAAATGCTATAAAGGAAATAGGATGA
- the guaB gene encoding IMP dehydrogenase has protein sequence MKLRGKALTFEDVLLVPKHSQVLPKEVNVKTMLTRNVPLNIPLVSAAMDTVTEHRAAIAMARLGGIGIIHKNMDIASQVAEIKRVKKSESGVIMDPIFIHPDATIGEAEKIMSEYRISGVPVVDEDMHLLGILTNRDLRFEKDFSKKVSEVMTKMPLVTAKPGITLEEAAEKMNEHKIEKLPIIDAEGRLKGLVTIKDIKKKIEYPNANKDEYGRLRVGAAIGVNQLDRARALVEAGVDVLVLDSAHGHSQGIIDTLKAIKDELDIDVVAGNVATPEATEDLIKAGADAVKVGIGPGSICTTRIVAGVGVPQITAIDTCAQVAREYGVPIIADGGIKYSGDVAKALAVGASSVMIGSLLAGTEESPGEVVMYQGRQYKTYRGMGSIGAMTKGSTDRYFQEGTAADKLVPEGIEGMVPYRGKIANVVHQLIGGLRSSMGYLGAKDIPTFQERAEFVEITSAGLKESHVHDVTITKEAPNYHV, from the coding sequence ATGAAACTACGTGGAAAAGCTCTTACGTTTGAAGATGTCCTTTTGGTACCGAAACACTCCCAAGTACTTCCAAAAGAGGTCAATGTCAAAACGATGCTTACAAGAAATGTACCGCTAAACATCCCTTTGGTCTCAGCTGCCATGGATACAGTGACTGAGCATAGAGCTGCCATTGCCATGGCACGACTTGGCGGTATAGGGATTATCCATAAAAATATGGATATTGCTTCCCAGGTTGCTGAGATCAAGAGAGTCAAAAAGAGTGAGAGCGGTGTCATAATGGATCCGATTTTCATCCATCCAGATGCTACCATCGGCGAAGCTGAAAAGATCATGAGCGAATACCGCATCAGCGGTGTACCTGTTGTGGATGAAGATATGCATCTTCTTGGGATTTTGACTAACAGAGACCTGAGATTTGAGAAAGATTTCAGTAAAAAAGTTTCAGAAGTGATGACAAAGATGCCGCTTGTGACTGCAAAACCGGGCATTACCTTGGAAGAAGCCGCAGAAAAGATGAATGAACACAAAATTGAAAAACTTCCTATCATTGATGCAGAAGGAAGACTCAAAGGACTTGTGACAATCAAAGACATCAAGAAAAAGATAGAGTATCCAAACGCTAACAAGGATGAGTATGGAAGACTTCGTGTGGGAGCCGCAATAGGTGTTAACCAACTCGATCGTGCACGTGCCTTGGTAGAAGCTGGTGTCGATGTTTTGGTTCTTGATAGTGCTCACGGGCACTCTCAAGGTATCATCGATACTCTCAAAGCGATCAAAGATGAGCTTGATATCGATGTTGTAGCCGGTAATGTTGCGACACCTGAAGCGACAGAAGATTTGATCAAAGCTGGAGCCGATGCGGTGAAAGTGGGTATAGGACCAGGGAGTATCTGTACAACAAGAATCGTTGCAGGTGTGGGAGTACCTCAAATCACCGCGATCGATACCTGTGCCCAGGTGGCAAGGGAGTATGGCGTACCCATCATCGCTGACGGCGGTATCAAATATTCTGGTGATGTGGCGAAAGCTTTGGCTGTTGGAGCAAGCAGTGTGATGATAGGAAGCTTACTTGCAGGCACAGAAGAGAGTCCGGGCGAAGTGGTCATGTATCAAGGGCGTCAGTACAAGACATACCGAGGCATGGGAAGTATCGGTGCGATGACAAAAGGAAGTACCGATCGATATTTTCAAGAAGGAACAGCTGCGGACAAACTTGTGCCCGAAGGAATTGAGGGAATGGTGCCTTACAGAGGAAAGATAGCCAATGTAGTTCATCAACTTATCGGAGGTCTAAGAAGCTCCATGGGATATCTTGGCGCAAAAGATATTCCGACTTTCCAAGAAAGAGCGGAATTTGTAGAGATTACCAGCGCTGGGCTTAAAGAGTCCCATGTTCATGATGTAACAATTACGAAAGAAGCTCCCAACTACCACGTATAA
- the gatA gene encoding Asp-tRNA(Asn)/Glu-tRNA(Gln) amidotransferase subunit GatA, with amino-acid sequence MITLKEALSKSKGELQDIKDELKKRALEQREINAYIALDESGEGVPIAIKDNIQVVGWEVTCASKILKGYIAPYDATVIQKLRSNGLVPFGRTNMDEFAMGSTTETSCYGKTLNPKDPSRVPGGSSGGSAAAVAAGIAIAALGSDTGGSIRQPAAFCGVVGMKPTYGRVSRYGLAAYGSSLDQIGPMTQNVEDAAILYNIIAGPDAKDSTSARIECKPVVPDPKRKLKIGVVPNYVKDASGAVQKAYDKAIEALKQEGHEIVEVSLMDAKYDIASYYITAMAEASTNLSRYDGVRYGYRAEAKNLKEMYLKTRSEGFGEEVKRRILLGTFVLSSGYYDAYYIKAQKARHIIKDEYNKVFEKVDLILSPVAPDVAYEFGAMKTPLEMYLSDVYTIGVNLAGLPAISLPVDEHEGLPVGLQLIGKAFDEQTVFDGAMSLENALK; translated from the coding sequence TTGATAACACTTAAAGAGGCTCTGTCAAAATCAAAAGGTGAGTTACAAGATATAAAAGATGAGCTTAAAAAAAGAGCACTAGAGCAACGTGAAATCAATGCATATATTGCTCTTGATGAGAGCGGCGAGGGCGTGCCTATCGCTATCAAAGACAACATCCAAGTAGTTGGATGGGAAGTAACCTGTGCCAGTAAGATTTTAAAAGGCTACATAGCCCCTTATGATGCGACAGTCATACAGAAACTGCGTTCGAACGGACTTGTTCCTTTTGGGCGAACCAATATGGATGAGTTTGCCATGGGAAGTACCACGGAGACCAGCTGCTATGGGAAGACGCTCAATCCAAAAGATCCTTCACGGGTTCCCGGTGGAAGCAGTGGAGGAAGTGCAGCTGCAGTTGCAGCAGGAATCGCCATTGCGGCTCTTGGAAGTGATACTGGTGGAAGTATCCGTCAACCTGCGGCATTTTGCGGGGTTGTAGGGATGAAGCCAACCTATGGAAGAGTAAGCCGATACGGGCTTGCAGCATACGGAAGCAGCCTCGATCAAATTGGTCCCATGACACAGAATGTGGAAGATGCGGCGATTTTATACAACATTATCGCTGGGCCAGATGCCAAAGATAGCACCAGTGCGAGGATTGAATGCAAACCAGTGGTACCAGACCCAAAAAGAAAACTAAAAATAGGCGTTGTTCCAAATTATGTCAAAGATGCAAGTGGTGCAGTTCAAAAGGCGTACGATAAGGCGATTGAAGCATTGAAGCAAGAGGGGCATGAAATCGTTGAAGTTTCTTTAATGGATGCAAAATATGATATCGCCTCTTACTATATCACTGCCATGGCAGAAGCAAGTACGAACTTGAGCCGATACGATGGTGTACGTTACGGCTATCGGGCTGAAGCCAAAAATCTCAAGGAGATGTACCTCAAAACAAGAAGCGAGGGATTTGGCGAAGAGGTAAAAAGAAGAATATTGCTTGGAACCTTTGTTCTTTCCAGCGGATACTACGATGCATACTATATCAAAGCGCAAAAAGCGCGCCATATCATCAAGGATGAATACAATAAAGTGTTTGAAAAGGTAGATCTCATTTTAAGCCCTGTGGCTCCCGATGTTGCTTATGAGTTTGGTGCTATGAAGACTCCACTTGAGATGTACCTAAGTGATGTGTACACAATAGGGGTCAATTTAGCAGGATTGCCGGCCATTTCATTGCCAGTTGATGAACATGAAGGACTTCCTGTAGGATTGCAGCTTATTGGAAAAGCTTTCGATGAGCAGACAGTTTTTGATGGGGCGATGAGCCTTGAAAACGCTTTGAAATAG